In Streptomyces sannanensis, the DNA window GTTCACCGTCTCCGGCAGCCCCGTGGACTGCCCATCCGAGCGGGACAGCCGCAACCTGCACGAGCTCGTGATCGAAGGGGTGCGTGCAGGCGCCCTGGAGACAGTTCCCCGCCGGTTCTCGGGCGTCTAGTGCTGTGACCGGCAACGTTTGCCGGTCAAGGAGCGGCGTCCGGTGCGTGCGATCGCAAGGCGGCCGAAGACCCTCGGAGCAGCGCTCCTTGGGTTTTCGGCCAACGCGGCGAGCGTGCGTGCCCGGGGGCACGCCCGGGGGCACCCCTGGGGGCACCCCCAGCGGTAGCTGGGGGAGGTAGCTGGGGGAGGTAGCTGGGGGAGCGTCGCGACGGGGCAAACGTTGCCGGGAGGGGCAGTGGCGGCCCGTGACGCTCTGGCGTCGGGAAGCGGGTCAGCCGCGATACGGGGCCTCCGACGCTGCTCAGCGTCCCTGCGCCCTCACCAGGACCTCGCCGGCGTCCGTCCGGAAATACAGCACGGACCGCCCGGCCCGCCGGCGCCGGACCAGGCGGGCGTCGAGCAGCACCCGGACCTCACGAGGGAGGGCTATCTGCTCGGCCGCTCCGTGCTCAACATGTCCGTCGGCACCATGCAGATCTGCGGCTTCGCGGCGGGCGGCGTGCTCGTGACCACCCTGTCACCGCGCGGCACGCTGCTTGCGGGCGCCGCCCTCTACCTCGCTGCGGCGGTCGCCGCCCGCCTCGGGCTCACCCGTCGTCCGCCGCGCGCCGCCGGACGGCCGTCGGCCGGCGAGACCTGGAGGAACGACGCACGCCTGTGGTCCGCCGGGTCCCGCCGCCATGTCTACCTGGCCCTCTGGGTGCCCAACGGGCTGATCGTCGGCTGTGAGTCCCTGTACGTTCCGTACGCACCCCGGCACTCCGGGCTCCTCTTCGCGTCCGCCGCATTCGGCATGCTCGCCGGGGACACCCTGACCGGCCGGTTCGTCCCGCCGCGATGGAGAACCCGGCTCAGCACCCCGTTGTGCCTGCTGCTCGCCGCTCCCTACCTGATCTTCGTGCTGCACCCGGCGCTGCCCCTCGCGGTGGCCGCCGTCGCACTCTCCTCGCTCGGCTACTCGGCGAGCCTGCTGCTCCAGGAGCGCCTGATGGCCCTGACACCGGACGCGCTGAGCGGGCACGCCCTGGGGCTGCACACCTCCGGCATGCTCACCCTGCAGGGCATGGGCGCTGCCCTCGCCGGTGCCGTCGCCCAGTACACCTCGCCCTCGACGGCGATGGCCGTGACGGCGGGCGCCTCCATCGCCGTCACGCTGGCCCTGGCGCCCGGGCTGCGTTCCGGCCGTACGCCGACCGAGCCGGTCACGGCGCGGCCGGCGGCCTCGGGCGTGTTTCGAAAGTAGCGTCGTCCGCCCGGAGGGCGGGGTCGGGGGCGTCTGGTGCGTGCGATCGCAAGGCGGAGGGAGGAGAGCGCAGCGGGCTGCGCCGACGACCGACAACGCGGCGAGCGTGCGTGCCGGGCGTTCCCGACCAGGCGGGACTTTCGAAACACGCCCTCTAGTAGACCTCGGCGGGCGGAATCGCCGACATTGCGCGCGCTGCTCCGCGCCACCCGGCCGTTGCACCACTACGCTCCGGCCGGTGAGCCCGAGGCATGGGACCGGGCCGCAGCACGTGTCGACCGGGCCCCGCAGTCCCCCCGGCCCGCGAAAGAGGAAGCATGCGTGTAGCACTGTTCGTCACCTGTGTGAACGACACCCTGTATCCGGGGACCGGACGGGCCGTCGTCACCCTGCTGGAACGGCTCGGCGTGGAGGTCGGCTTCCCGGCCGCCCAGACCTGCTGCGGCCAGCCCCAGTTCAACACCGGATACCGCCACGAGACCGAGCCGCTGATTCGGAGGTACGCTGCGGCGTTCGAGGACTACGAATACGTGGTCACCCCCTCCGGGTCGTGCGCCGCGATGGTCCGCGACAACTACCCGCGCATCGGCGCGAAGGCACAGGCCGAGGGGCGCGGATCGGAACTGGCGTCCGCGGCGGCGAAAGCGGTGCCCAAGACCTATGAACTGACCGAGTTCCTGGTGGACGTGTTGGGGGTGACGGACGTCGGTGCCTACTTCCCGCACACCGTCACCTACCACCCGACCTGTCACGGCTTGCGTCTGCTCGGGCTCGGCAGGCGCCCGCTGGCGCTGTTGTCGCAGGTCAAGGGCCTGGAGCTGCGGGAGCTGGCCGGTGCGGAGGAATGCTGCGGTTTCGGCGGCACCTTCGCGGTGAAGAACGCGGCCGTCTCCGCCGCCATGGGCGCCGACAAGGCCCGTCACATCGAGGAGACCGGCGCCTCGGCCGTCTGCACGGTCGACAACTCCTGTCTGCTGCACATCGGCGGCACCCTCGCCCGGCGCGGCTCCGCCGTCCGTCCGGTCCACATCGCCGAGATCCTGGCATCCACCGAAGAATCCCCCTACCCGATGGGCACCTGATGAGCGGCACCTATCTCGGTATGCCCGCCTTCCCGAAGGCGGCGGCCGAATCGACACAGGACGAATCGTTGCGGGCCAATCTGCGGCATGCGACCCACACCATCCGCGACAAGCGGGCCAAGGCCGTCGCGGAACTCGACGACTGGCAACAGTTGCGGGCCGCGGGCGCCGCGATCAAGAACCGTACGCTGCGCCACCTCGACCACTACCTCGTACAGGTCGAGGCGGCCGTGACGGCCGCGGGCGGCCAGGTCCACTGGGCGGCCGACGCGGACGAGGCCAACAGCATCGTCACCAGGCTGGTCCGGGCGACCGGTGAGAGCGAGGTCGTCAAGGTCAAGTCCATGGCCACCCAGGAGATCGGCCTCAACCGGGCACTGGAGGCGGCCGGCATCCACGCCTACGAGACCGACCTGGCCGAACTCATCGTGCAGCTCGGCAAGGACCTCCCGTCCCACATCCTCGTCCCGGCCATCCATCGCAACCGGTCCGAGATCCGGGACATCTTCCGCCGGGAGATGGAGCACTGGGGACGGCCGGCGCCCGAGGATCTCACCGACGACCCCCGCGCCCTGGCCGAAGCCGCCCGGCTGCATCTGCGGGAGAAGTTCCTGCGCGCCAAGGTGGGCATCTCCGGTGCCAACTTCGTCGTCGCCGAGACCGGCACGCTCGTCGTGGTCGAGTCCGAGGGCAACGGACGGATGTGCCTGACGCTCCCCGAGACGCTGATCTCCGTCGTCGGCATCGAGAAGGTGGTGCCGACCTGGCAGGACCTGGAGGTCTTCCTGCAGACCCTGCCGCGCTCCTCGACCGCCGAACGGATGAACCCCTACACGTCCACCTGGACCGGCACCACCGACGAGGACGGTCCGCAAACCTTCCACCTCGTCCTGTTGGACAACGGGCGCACGGACACCCTCGCCGACGTGGTGGGCCGGCAGGCACTGCGCTGCATCCGGTGCTCCGCCTGCCTCAACGTCTGCCCCGTGTACGAACGAGCCGGCGGCCATGCGTACGGATCGGCCTATCCCGGCCCGATCGGCGCGATCCTCACTCCGCAACTCAGAGGCGTGCAGACCGAGCTGGACGCCTCCCTGCCGTACGCGTCCAGCCTGTGCGGTGCCTGCTACGAGGTCTGTCCGGTCGCCATCGACATTCCCGAAGTACTCGTCCATCTGCGGGAACGCGTCGTGGAGGGCGGCCGGGTGACGATCCGCGGCACTCGGACCACGATCCGGCCCGCCAAGGGCCACGCCGCCGAACGCGCCGCCATGCGCGCCGTCGGCTGGATGTTCGACCATCCCACCGCCCTGGCCACCGCCCAGCGCCTCGCCGCCCGCACCCGCCGCCTCCACCCGAAGCGGCTCCCGGGCCCCGGCCGCGCGTGGACCGACACCCGCGACATCCCCGCCGTCCCCGCCGAGTCCTTCCGCGACTGGTGGAAGCGCACCCGCCCGGAAGGAGACCCCAAGTGAGCAGCCGAGACCGGGTGCTGGGACGCCTGCGCCGCGCCCTGGCCGACGTACCGGGGACCGAGCGGCCCGAGGACGCCCCCGTCTTGCGTGACTATCTGCGGGTGCACGGCGACCGCACCCCCGAGCAGACCGCCGACCTGCTCGCCGAGAACCTCGCCGACTACCGGGCCATCGTCCACCGCTGCCCCGACGCCGAGGCCCTGCCGGCGCTGATCGCCTCACTGCTCACGCAGCGCGGCGCGGAGTCCGTCCTGGTGCCCGACGGCCTGCCCGACGGATGGACCACCGAGGTCACCGCGCGGATCGTCCCGGACGATCCCGCGTCCTCCGCGCGTGAACTGGACGCCGTGGACAGTGTGGTGACGGGCTGCGCCGTGGCCGTCGCAGAGACGGGCACGATCGTGCTCGACGCCGGGCCGGGCCAGGGCCGCCGCCGTATCACGCTCGTCCCGGACCACCACATCTGTGTGGTGCCGGCCGACCGGATCGTCGACTCCGTGGCCCAGGGCCTGGAGCGCCTGGACCCGGTCCGTCCGCAGACGTGGATCTCCGGCCCCTCCGCGACGAGCGACATCGAACTCGACCGGGTGGAGGGCGTCCACGGCCCGCGCACCCTGGAAGTGATCCTGGTCGGTTAGCCGGTCGTACAGGAGAGGGCGGCGTCACGATGTGCCGGTCACGGCTGCCCCCTTCCTTCCTCGATGCCACGCGATCGCATGTGTGGATCAGAGCGTCATCGGTCCGAGCGGCAAGTCGTCAATCGGCCCGCACGATGGTGGCGAGGACGTCGTTGAAGGCTTCGGTGGAGGTGGGGTGCTGGTAGACGGCATCGCGGAGTTCGGCTGCCTTGACGCCGTGGCGCATGGCGAGCGCCACGGTGTTGATGATCTCCTGCGCGTCGATGCTGAGCAGGGCGGCGCCGAGAATGTCGTCGGTGTCGGCGTCGAGGACGAATTTCATCATCCCGCGGGGGTCCTCGACGATGTAGGCGCGCGGCATGGCGATGATCTCGGCGACCGGTTGGCTGGCGATCTTCACCCGGTGTCCGGCCGCGCGGGCCTTCTTCTCGGTCAGCCCGACGGTCGCCAGCGGCGGGGTCATGAACACCGTGTGCGGGATGGCCACCCGGTCCGCCGTGGAGCGCTTGCCGTGGCCGAGGAGCCGGTCGAGGACGATACGGCTGTCGTCGAGCGAGATGTAGGTGAACTGCGGACCGCCGTTGACGTCGCCGAGGGCGTGTAGATGTGCGGCTGGCTGGTGCGCAAGGGGCATGCGCAAGCGCAGCACCCTCCTTACCTCACGACAACAGCACCACCGGGCCCTCGGGGCCGCAACCTGCTCATGAGCGGCGTCATCGCGGTCAGCCCTGACGAAGGCCCGACCGGCTTTCGGCCGTTGGGGAGAAGCCGAGAGGGGCTTCCCCCCAATCGAGTGACGCCCCTGAGCCGCGGTTCTCACACGGCTGTCAGAGCTGCCGTCCGGATGACATCGTGGCCGAGTGAGTGGGCCCCGTCGTTCCAGCCCCGCCCGCTCGCGGAACAGCTTCAACTGCCGCCCGAACATGTGCAGGACGCCCGTCCCGGAGTCGTCCTCCGGACGCTCGTCGTTCATGTCCGTCATCTCCCGCCTACACGCGCAGCCGTATCGAGGTCACCGACACCCGCACCGAAAGGATTCCGGTTCCCACGGCGGTCCCGTGCCCGGAGGTCGAATCGGGCCGCGGACTGTTCCTGGTCGCCAGGCCGGCCACCAAGTGGGCCGTGGTCCCGCGGCCGGCCGCGCCGGGCAAGGACGGTGCTGGTCGGCGACGCCGCGTACTGCGCTTCGCCCGCCTCCGGGCAGGGCACCAGCCTGGCCCTGGTCGGCGCGTACGTGCTGGCCGGGGAACTGGCCGCCGCGGCCGGTGACCACGCTGCCGGATTCGCTGCGTACGAGCGCGAGATGCGCCCGTTCGTACGGGCCAACCAGGACCTCGGCCCGGCGAACATCAAGCGGATGGTGATGCGCACCAAGGGCCAGGTCCGGATCTCGATGATGATGCTGGCGCTGCTCAACCGGATGCCCGGCAAGGACCGCATCATGGCCAAGGCGATCGAGCCGATCCACAAGGCTGCCGACGCGATCGCGCTGAAGGCGTACTGAGGTCAGGCCGTCGGCCTGCCGCTCTCAGCGAGTGACCGTGCCTTGGGCCTCTCGCGCACCGATCATCCCCAGAGCGTCGATCGCGGCCGGGGACAGCATCGATTCGTCCAGGTCCGCGAGGGGCATCCACGAGACGGCGGAAGTCGATCCGTCGGTTTCGTTGAGCCTGGGCGGGCCGGGTTTGAGGTCGACGAGGTAGAAGAGCCCGACGAGGTGCCAGGTCACCCCGAGCCGGTGAGCCGTGTACGTGCGCGCGTCGACGAGGCGGGCATCGAGGAGTTCGAGCCCGGTTTCCTCGTACAACTCGCGCGCCAGCGTCTCGCGCGGCTGCTCGCCCGGATCGATCCCGCCACCGGGCAGGTGCCACAGCCCCGGCTCGAAGGCCGGTGAGGCGTCGGACAGTTCGGTCAGCAGCAGGTCGTCCTGTGCGGTGGCGATCGCGTACGCCGAGATACGGGACCGTATCTGCTTCTCCACTGTGCGCCTCCGGGCTCCGGGTTCCACAGGAGCCGAGTCTGCTGGACGACGCCGCCCACGTCGAGCTTCCATTCGTATGGTCGGGGGCTCCAGGCCGACTGCCGGGCGCCGGTGCGGCCACCGCGCGCTGTACGGTCAGCTGCCGCTGTGCCGCCAGGCCCGCGTGGCCGCTGTCGTTCTCTGCGAGTAAGCCGCTCGTCAGATGTACGTCAGGACGGTTGGTGACCATGGATGTCCAGCAACCGACCTGAAGGAGACCTCATGTTCACAGGTACCTTTACCTCGGGACGGACCGTGCCGGGGATGCGGGGCAGGGCGGCGGCAACGGCCGCGTTGGCCCTTGCCGCCGTGCTTCCCGCCCTCAGCGCGGCGCCGGCCCACGCCGAGGTGGCCCCGGGGTACGAGCGGGTGAATGTGTCCAGCACGGGCGAGGCTCAAGGGGGCATGAGCACCGATCAGGAGACCGCGCTGAGCGCGGACGGCCGGTTCGTGGCGTTCACGTCGAAGGCGGCGAACCTGGTGCCGGGTGACACCAACGGCGTCATGGACGTGTTCGTGCGGGACCGCACGTCGGGGACGACGGAGCGGGTGAGCGTGTCCGGCAGCGGGGCCCAGGGGACGGCCGCGTCCCACCAGGGCCACCTCGTGATCAGTCCGGACGGGCGGTATGTGGCGTTCTCCTCCGACGCGGACAACCTGGTGCCCGGCGACGCCAACGGCAAGGCCGACCTGTTCCTGCGGGACCGGCAGACCGGCAGCACCACCCGGATCGCCAGCGGGTACAACGCGGGCTGGTCGTACGCGGTGTCGTTCAGCCCGGACGGCCGCTACCTGGCCCACGAGGTTCCGAAGAGCGGAGTCGTACTGCGTGACCTGGTCACGGGCACCACGGAGAACCTCGGCTCCTTCAGCGTCTACGGGCTGTCGCTGAGCGCCGACGCGCGATCGGTCGCGTTCGCGTCCGCCGACTCCACCCTGGTCCCCAACGACACCAATGAGGACGCGGACATCTTCGTTCTGGACCGGCAGACCAGTGCGATCACCCGCGTCAGCGTGAACAGCGCCGGGCAGCAGGCCCTGTCCTACACCGGCTCGACCGCGCCGTCCATCAGCGCCGACGGCCGGTTCGTGGCCTTTGAGTCCGGCGCCGACAACCTGGTCCGGTACGACACCAACCAGTCCGACGACATCTTCGTCCGCGACCGCCAGAACAACACCACAGAACGCGTCAACCTCACCCTCGACGGCGAGGAGCCCACCCAGGACTGGCTCTACGACATGGGCGCGCTCGCCCCGCAGATCTCCGCCGACGGCCGCTACGTCCTCTTCAACTCCGACCACGCCAACATGATTCCCGGCACCGACCCGTACGCTGTCCCCGCCAGGATCTTCCTGCGCGACCGTCAGACCGGCACCACCAGTGTCGTGGACGGGCCCGTCACCGCCACCAAGTCCTCCTTCCGCCCCTCGATGGCTTCCGACGGCCGGACCATCGCCTTCTCCTCCGACAACGACACCCTGGTGCCGGGCGACACCAACAACGCCGCCGACGTGTTCGTCCGCACCTACTGACCACGACCGCCGGACCATCGCTTCCACCGCAGCCCTGCCGCTGGCCCACCACCGGCGGCAGGGCTCGGGAAAGGCGCCTGACCTAGGCTTTTGCCCGTCAGGCGCCTTCCGTGCGACCTGCTCGGAACAGGGCGAGACGCCCGGCAGCAGCACCCGGTGACGGCACAGCCGGCCCACCGCCTGGTT includes these proteins:
- a CDS encoding (Fe-S)-binding protein, with protein sequence MRVALFVTCVNDTLYPGTGRAVVTLLERLGVEVGFPAAQTCCGQPQFNTGYRHETEPLIRRYAAAFEDYEYVVTPSGSCAAMVRDNYPRIGAKAQAEGRGSELASAAAKAVPKTYELTEFLVDVLGVTDVGAYFPHTVTYHPTCHGLRLLGLGRRPLALLSQVKGLELRELAGAEECCGFGGTFAVKNAAVSAAMGADKARHIEETGASAVCTVDNSCLLHIGGTLARRGSAVRPVHIAEILASTEESPYPMGT
- a CDS encoding lactate utilization protein B, which codes for MSGTYLGMPAFPKAAAESTQDESLRANLRHATHTIRDKRAKAVAELDDWQQLRAAGAAIKNRTLRHLDHYLVQVEAAVTAAGGQVHWAADADEANSIVTRLVRATGESEVVKVKSMATQEIGLNRALEAAGIHAYETDLAELIVQLGKDLPSHILVPAIHRNRSEIRDIFRREMEHWGRPAPEDLTDDPRALAEAARLHLREKFLRAKVGISGANFVVAETGTLVVVESEGNGRMCLTLPETLISVVGIEKVVPTWQDLEVFLQTLPRSSTAERMNPYTSTWTGTTDEDGPQTFHLVLLDNGRTDTLADVVGRQALRCIRCSACLNVCPVYERAGGHAYGSAYPGPIGAILTPQLRGVQTELDASLPYASSLCGACYEVCPVAIDIPEVLVHLRERVVEGGRVTIRGTRTTIRPAKGHAAERAAMRAVGWMFDHPTALATAQRLAARTRRLHPKRLPGPGRAWTDTRDIPAVPAESFRDWWKRTRPEGDPK
- a CDS encoding lactate utilization protein C, producing the protein MSSRDRVLGRLRRALADVPGTERPEDAPVLRDYLRVHGDRTPEQTADLLAENLADYRAIVHRCPDAEALPALIASLLTQRGAESVLVPDGLPDGWTTEVTARIVPDDPASSARELDAVDSVVTGCAVAVAETGTIVLDAGPGQGRRRITLVPDHHICVVPADRIVDSVAQGLERLDPVRPQTWISGPSATSDIELDRVEGVHGPRTLEVILVG
- a CDS encoding FAD-dependent monooxygenase yields the protein MLVGDAAYCASPASGQGTSLALVGAYVLAGELAAAAGDHAAGFAAYEREMRPFVRANQDLGPANIKRMVMRTKGQVRISMMMLALLNRMPGKDRIMAKAIEPIHKAADAIALKAY
- a CDS encoding NUDIX domain-containing protein — encoded protein: MEKQIRSRISAYAIATAQDDLLLTELSDASPAFEPGLWHLPGGGIDPGEQPRETLARELYEETGLELLDARLVDARTYTAHRLGVTWHLVGLFYLVDLKPGPPRLNETDGSTSAVSWMPLADLDESMLSPAAIDALGMIGAREAQGTVTR